The nucleotide window GATGTGGCGAGCAACGCCGCGCTGAGTCCCGGTAACACACATGAAGGATAGAGAACGCTTAGATTTGAGAGATTGGGGGACGCAAGGGCAGCGATGAACCAGTCAGAAGGGACGCTTGCCTCGCTGGGCAAGCCAGCAAACCCGATGGGTCGGGCGCAGCCTGTCGAGCCAGATGCCACGTTTACGGAAATGGAGGGGGAGGAAGCGCGGGAGGCGATTCCCTGGCGCGGCCAGACGGTTGAGCAGGTCAGCAAGGATTTTGTGCTGACGCAGGTGGACCCACAGCAGCCAGAGGTGCGTGAACGCCTCTGGAAACGTGGCAGCAGCGGGCGCTATGAGATTTCGGAGGCGCATGTGGTGCTGGGTATTCGGGCGTTTGTGGCGCGGGGCGATCACGAGCGGGCGCGCCTGTTAAGCGAGGTCTTGCTGGACCGCTGCCAGGGCGAGTTTCAACGGCGTTCGTTGGGCTTGCGCCACCGACCTGACCTGATGGAAGATGCAATGGCCGGCATGGCCGAACAAGTCTTGCGCGAGGCAATGGACCCCCGCGAAGAGTTTATGATTTTGAATTTCACGCATTATCTGCGCTGCCTCTGCGCCGATAATTTTAACGCGGTGCTGCGCCAGGAGGGTCTGCGCTATCGGCGGGATGAAGAGGGTCGTCCGGCGGGGCGTCCGACCCATGTGCCAGCGGCGCTGGTGGATCGGATTCATGCCACGCAAGAGGAGGAAGAGAGCGGGATGGGCGCCAGTGGGGCGCGCCTGGCCGACCCCTCGGATGATATTGAGTCGTTCCACGCCATTATGGAGGCGCGGCGGGTGCTGACGTACCTGGCTGATCCTCTGGACCGCACGATTGTCACCTTGCGGGCGCTGGAAGGGCTGAAATGGGATGAGATTGCCCGTCTGTGTGGAAAGACGGAGCGAACCATGCGCCTGCGTTACGAGCGGGCGCGGGCGTTTCTGCGGGAGTGTATCGAACGCGAAGCGGCCAGCGAAGGAGCCTAGCAATGGTACAGCGAGAGAAGCAGAAAGGGTCACGTGAGTTGCAGCAAGCGAAGATGGAACTGGCGGCGGCGCATGAAGCTGGCGAGGCGGCCTTGCTGCGTCAGGTGGCGCTGCGCTATCCGGCGCAGCTTGAAAAGCTGAGCGACTTTGTCGCGGGACTGTATGCTACCGATCTGGATGAGCAGGAGGCGGCGCTGCCCATGACAGTGGAGATGGAGGCGCTTACCCTGCGCGCCCGGCAGCGGGCGCTCGACGCGGTTTTTAGCGCGGCGACACTGCCCCAGACGAGCGCCGTTCCGGTCAACACGCTGGCGCAGGTGCGCAGAGCCAGCGGGCTTTCGCTGGTGGAGCTTGCGCGTCGGCTGGCTTTAGGGGCCGATGTTGTTCAGAAGCTGGAGCAAGGGCGCATTATCGCCGCCAGCGTGCCACAGAAATTGGCGGATCGGCTGGCCGAGGCGTTGGCCGTGTCGAAAGACCAGGTCTGGGCCTTGCTGCGCAGCACACCAGGCGCTGAGCTTCAGCCTGCTTTCCAGCGCCGTCGCTCGGTTGGGAAAAACAGCCAGCCAGAAGGTCGTTCTGTCCAGCCACAGAGCTTTGCCGAAGCGGTGCAGCACAGCCCTTCTATGGCGGCAGAGCAGCGCGCGCGCTGGCTTGCGGAGAACGGCGAAGGATGAGCAAAGCTCAGCTTTGGTTCTCGGCGAAGATTTTCAGGACGCCATGATAAATAAAGATGCACAGCAGGCTCATCACCAGCGCCAGCAGCAGCGCGCCAAAGAAAGGGCGCTCGGCGTTAATGGGACGGTTTGCCGCAAGATCGGCGCTGGCCTGGGCAATATAGGCGTAGAGAAAATCAACTGAGAAGGCGATCAATGGAATAGAAGGGAGCAAGACCTTGAGGAAGCGCCTGGCGTGCTGCTCCCTGGTCGCATCTGGCTTGGACCAATAAAGGAGCGGTTCTGATGCGGCCAGCGTCTGGTCGCTGCTGGCTTGCTCTGAAGTAAGGATGTGTATCGGGTCCATGCGTGTCTTCCTCTTCCCCTGGAAGCTAAAAACGGCTTCTGTGTCCCTGCCTCCTTGTCTGCCGCATAGCGTGTGTATTCCTCATGTTTTACAACTTGGATGGAGCCTCCTACCCGATTAAACGTGAGAATGCCTCCTGAGTATCACCGCATGCCCGGTAATCCAGAATCCCTGGAGCTTGTGCCTTGCCTTCCTCTTGGGAAGGTTGGTTCAAGATCGGGAGAAGAGCGGTTCACCTGTTGAGGGTGATCCCCGCTTTGCCGACTGTGAACGAGAGCGTAGCTGTTGCGTAATTCTGGCTCTGGTCCACCGCGTAGGCGGTGATCTCGTGTGCGCCTGGCGTCAGCGTCTCGGCGTAGAGTGTCCAGTCTGTCCCCTGGTGGTATCGCTGGCCCAGTCCATCCAGATACCAGGCGATGTTGGCGATCCCCTGGTTATCGCTGGCAGCAGCGATGATATGCAGGCGCGCTGCTGGTGCGCTTATCGCGCCGCTCAGGCGGATGCTGGGGGGAGTGGTGTCGGCTGGTGTACTGGTGATATAGGGGTTGTCTGGATTCGAGGCAAGCAGTTCCTGGGCCGACAGCGTGTGCCAGGGGCCGCCAGAAGCAACGCCAATGCCAATAACATTGAACTGCGGGTTAAGGATATTTTGACGATGCGCGCAGTGTTCGGCGGCGTCATTATACAGATACTCGTAGATGGCTCCGGCGGCAGGCGCCCAGTTCCCGGCAATGTTTTCGGCAATGGACTGGTAATGGTTGGCGATCCGGGGATTGGCATTCAGACGATCTTGAAAGTCTCCGCTGATAGGGCTGGTATGCGAGAAAAAATGAAGCTGCGCCATCTGACGGCTATAGGCTGCGGCAACCTGGGCCAGCGTCGTGTCCCAACGCAGCGGGGAAAGTCCACGACTGGCGCGTTCGAGGTTCACCAGCACGAATTGCTGCTGCGCCTGTGGAAGGCGCCAGTAGTTGTTGGGAAGGGTGAGCGGGGCTAATCCCTCGCTGGCACGCGCGTGATTGATCGCCGCTATTGCTGCCGCTTCTCCGCCGCCAGTATAATAGTCCGGGCTGGGAGGCAGCGCGGGACAGGCGCCAGGGGATGGGCCAGGCGTAATCAGGGCTGTGAACGCCTGCTGAATGGTGGGCCAGGGATCGGCTGCCACCACCAGAAGCGCCAGCACAGCCAGAGCCAGCAGCCGAATGTGTCGCACCGTTCCTGCTTTCCACTCCCCGGAGAAGGGTTTATCGTTTCGTGGCTCTCCCCTGTTTGCAAAGGATGTGCCAGGTCGCCGAGAGCTGCTTGCGCTTGTGGCTGCCAGACCATATAATGAGGTGACTTTGGGTGATAGGCGAAAAACGAGGAGGGGTATGAAGCACTCTCAGCAAGATCGCGGGCCTGGGAAGGGACGTGAGCCAGGCGAGGCTCATGAACAGAAACATCGTCTGGAGCCAAAAGAGCGCGCGGATCGAGTGGACCGTGTGGAGCGCAGTGAAGAGAAGGAGCGGCTGGAGCGTGATGGGCAGGCGCGTGCCGATCTCACCCACTTAATCGAATCTTTGCGCCAGCAATTTGAGCAAGACCGAAACCTGGCAAGCCAGACGGGTACAGCCAGATGCGGTATCTGCTATCTCTACTATCGCCAGGCTGATCTCCTGTATCGGGAAGAGGAAGGCTTTTATATTTGCCATCGTTGTCAGCGGGCGCTGGGCAATGGGCGTATCAAGATGGTGCGCCGCCAGCAGCGTTAGCATATGACCATGCGCGCTGCTGAAAGTCAGACGCCAGATACAGCAGATTAGCTGGCGCTGCTTTCTCTGACCTGGGCGCTGCTGCCAGCCACCTCTGCTGTGCTGGCCGCTTTACTGGGGGCTTCGGGCTTAACCTCGCTGACTTCCTCGTCTTCTTCCGCGCGACGCAGATCCTCCGGGCGCTGAAGGCGATCCAGATAGAGAATGCCATCGAGGTGATCAATCTCATGCTGCAAGACGCGCGCAAAGAAGCCATCGGCGCGGATGCGGGTCTCTTTCCCATGAACATCGCGCCCCTTGACGACGACCATCATCGAGCGTTTGATATTTTCGCCAATATAGCCGGGAATGCTCAAGCAGCCTTCAGGGCCAATCTGCTCACCACTCTCTTTCACAATTTCTGGATTGATGAGTACTTCCAGGCGGTCCTCGAATTCGGCCACCAGGATGCGCAGCGATTGAGCTACCTGCGGAGCGGCCAGACCAACTCCACTGGCGGCGCGCATGGTCTCGATCATGTCGTCAACCAGCCGCTTGATGCTGGCGTCAAACCGCGTGACCCGCTTGGCTTTTTGGCGGAGGATGGGATTTTCAATGGTGATAATTTTTCTCAGCGCCATTCCTGTTATCCCTTGGAAGATGAAGGCAGACACCGTATTTCTGCGCCCAGTATAGGCTTGCTCGATGGTTTGTGTCAAGCAGAGGGACGCTCCCCTCAAGTTCTATCGCGGTAAGTTGGCCCGGTTTGTGCTGCCAGCGTTCTGTC belongs to Ktedonobacterales bacterium and includes:
- a CDS encoding sigma factor-like helix-turn-helix DNA-binding protein, translating into MNQSEGTLASLGKPANPMGRAQPVEPDATFTEMEGEEAREAIPWRGQTVEQVSKDFVLTQVDPQQPEVRERLWKRGSSGRYEISEAHVVLGIRAFVARGDHERARLLSEVLLDRCQGEFQRRSLGLRHRPDLMEDAMAGMAEQVLREAMDPREEFMILNFTHYLRCLCADNFNAVLRQEGLRYRRDEEGRPAGRPTHVPAALVDRIHATQEEEESGMGASGARLADPSDDIESFHAIMEARRVLTYLADPLDRTIVTLRALEGLKWDEIARLCGKTERTMRLRYERARAFLRECIEREAASEGA
- a CDS encoding helix-turn-helix transcriptional regulator, encoding MVQREKQKGSRELQQAKMELAAAHEAGEAALLRQVALRYPAQLEKLSDFVAGLYATDLDEQEAALPMTVEMEALTLRARQRALDAVFSAATLPQTSAVPVNTLAQVRRASGLSLVELARRLALGADVVQKLEQGRIIAASVPQKLADRLAEALAVSKDQVWALLRSTPGAELQPAFQRRRSVGKNSQPEGRSVQPQSFAEAVQHSPSMAAEQRARWLAENGEG
- a CDS encoding CAP domain-containing protein encodes the protein MRHIRLLALAVLALLVVAADPWPTIQQAFTALITPGPSPGACPALPPSPDYYTGGGEAAAIAAINHARASEGLAPLTLPNNYWRLPQAQQQFVLVNLERASRGLSPLRWDTTLAQVAAAYSRQMAQLHFFSHTSPISGDFQDRLNANPRIANHYQSIAENIAGNWAPAAGAIYEYLYNDAAEHCAHRQNILNPQFNVIGIGVASGGPWHTLSAQELLASNPDNPYITSTPADTTPPSIRLSGAISAPAARLHIIAAASDNQGIANIAWYLDGLGQRYHQGTDWTLYAETLTPGAHEITAYAVDQSQNYATATLSFTVGKAGITLNR
- the def gene encoding peptide deformylase is translated as MALRKIITIENPILRQKAKRVTRFDASIKRLVDDMIETMRAASGVGLAAPQVAQSLRILVAEFEDRLEVLINPEIVKESGEQIGPEGCLSIPGYIGENIKRSMMVVVKGRDVHGKETRIRADGFFARVLQHEIDHLDGILYLDRLQRPEDLRRAEEDEEVSEVKPEAPSKAASTAEVAGSSAQVRESSAS